In the Ramlibacter tataouinensis TTB310 genome, one interval contains:
- the ilvC gene encoding ketol-acid reductoisomerase, with translation MKVYYDKDCDLSLIKGKQVAIIGYGSQGHAHAQNLNDSGVKVVVGLRKGGTSWPKVEKAGLKVAEVADAAKSADVVMILLPDEQIASVYKNDVEPHIKQGASLAFAHGFNVHYGQVQPRADLDVWMVAPKAPGHTVRSTYTQGGGVPHLVAVHQDKTGRARDLALSYAMANGGGKAGIIETNFREETETDLFGEQAVLCGGTVELIKAGFETLVEAGYAPEMAYFECLHELKLIVDLIYEGGIANMNYSISNNAEYGEYVTGPRIITEETKQVMKQVLKDIQTGEYAKSFILENRANAPTLLSRRRLNAEHQIEVVGEQLRAMMPWIKKNKLVDQSRN, from the coding sequence ATGAAGGTCTATTACGACAAGGACTGCGACCTGAGCCTGATCAAGGGCAAGCAGGTGGCCATCATCGGCTATGGATCGCAGGGCCATGCCCACGCGCAGAACCTCAACGACAGCGGTGTCAAGGTGGTCGTCGGCCTGCGCAAGGGCGGCACCAGCTGGCCCAAGGTCGAGAAGGCCGGCCTGAAGGTGGCCGAGGTGGCCGATGCCGCGAAGTCGGCCGATGTCGTGATGATCCTGCTGCCCGACGAGCAGATCGCGAGCGTCTACAAGAACGATGTCGAGCCCCACATCAAGCAGGGCGCCTCGCTGGCCTTCGCGCACGGCTTCAACGTGCACTACGGCCAGGTGCAGCCGCGCGCCGACCTCGACGTGTGGATGGTCGCGCCCAAGGCGCCGGGCCATACCGTGCGCAGCACCTACACCCAGGGCGGCGGCGTGCCGCACCTGGTGGCCGTGCACCAGGACAAGACCGGCCGCGCGCGCGACCTGGCGCTGTCGTACGCCATGGCCAACGGCGGCGGCAAGGCCGGCATCATCGAGACCAACTTCCGGGAGGAGACCGAGACCGACCTGTTCGGCGAGCAGGCCGTGCTGTGCGGCGGCACGGTGGAGCTGATCAAGGCCGGCTTCGAGACGCTGGTGGAAGCCGGCTATGCGCCGGAGATGGCCTATTTCGAGTGCCTGCACGAGCTCAAGCTGATCGTGGATCTGATCTACGAGGGCGGCATCGCCAACATGAACTACTCGATCTCCAACAACGCGGAGTACGGCGAGTACGTCACGGGTCCGCGCATCATCACCGAGGAGACCAAGCAGGTGATGAAGCAGGTGCTCAAGGACATCCAGACCGGCGAGTACGCCAAGAGCTTCATCCTGGAGAACCGCGCCAACGCGCCGACGCTGCTGTCGCGCCGGCGCCTGAACGCCGAGCACCAGATCGAGGTGGTGGGCGAGCAGCTGCGCGCCATGATGCCCTGGATCAAGAAGAACAAGCTGGTCGACCAGAGCCGGAACTAA
- a CDS encoding acetolactate synthase 3 catalytic subunit, with protein sequence MEISKAELASAAAAAQSAHPQELRGAEILIKSLQAEGVKYVWGYPGGAVLHIYDAFYKQDTIQHVLVRHEQAAVHAADGYARATGDVGVALVTSGPGVTNAVTGIATAYMDSIPMVIVTGQVPTHAIGLDAFQECDTVGITRPIVKHNFLVKDVRSLAEVMRKAFHIARSGRPGPVVVDIPKDVSFNKTAWTGYPDRVEMRSYKPAHKGHGGQIRKALQLLLAAKRPYVYTGGGVILGNATAELRELVDMLGYPCTNTLMGLGAYPASSARFLGMLGMHGTIEANNAMQNCDVLLAVGARFDDRVIGNPKHFAQNERKIIHIDVDPSSISKRVKVDIPIVGDVKEVLAELIAMVKESAAKPDAQALGAWWSTIEDWRKRDCLRYDRKNKDVIKPQYVVETLSNMTRGVDTYITSDVGQHQMWAAQYYKFDEPRRWINSGGLGTMGVGIPYAMGIKLAKPDSEVYCITGEGSVQMCIQELSTCLQYKTPIKVVSLNNRYLGMVRQWQELDYEGRYSHSYMDALPDFVKLAEAYGHVGMLIEHPRDVEPALREARKLKDRTVFMDFRTDPTENVFPMVQAGKGITEMLLGSEDL encoded by the coding sequence ATGGAAATCTCCAAGGCCGAGCTCGCCTCGGCGGCCGCCGCCGCCCAGTCCGCGCACCCGCAGGAGCTGCGCGGCGCCGAAATCCTGATCAAGTCGCTGCAGGCCGAAGGCGTCAAGTACGTCTGGGGTTACCCGGGCGGCGCGGTTCTGCACATCTACGACGCCTTCTACAAGCAGGACACCATCCAGCACGTGCTGGTGCGCCACGAGCAGGCGGCCGTGCATGCCGCCGACGGCTACGCGCGCGCCACTGGCGACGTCGGCGTGGCGCTGGTGACCTCGGGCCCCGGCGTGACCAACGCGGTCACCGGCATCGCCACGGCCTACATGGATAGCATCCCGATGGTGATCGTCACCGGCCAGGTGCCCACCCACGCGATCGGCCTGGATGCCTTCCAGGAGTGCGACACCGTGGGCATCACCCGGCCCATCGTCAAGCACAATTTCCTGGTCAAGGACGTGCGCAGCCTCGCCGAGGTGATGCGCAAGGCATTCCACATCGCCCGCAGCGGCCGCCCGGGCCCGGTGGTGGTGGACATCCCCAAGGACGTGTCGTTCAACAAGACCGCCTGGACCGGCTATCCGGACAGGGTGGAGATGCGTTCGTACAAGCCGGCGCACAAGGGCCACGGCGGGCAGATCCGCAAGGCGCTGCAGCTGCTGCTGGCGGCCAAGCGGCCCTACGTCTACACCGGTGGCGGCGTGATCCTGGGCAATGCCACGGCCGAGCTGCGCGAGCTGGTGGACATGCTGGGCTATCCCTGCACCAACACGCTGATGGGCCTGGGCGCCTACCCGGCCTCTTCCGCCAGGTTCCTGGGCATGCTGGGCATGCACGGCACCATCGAGGCCAACAACGCCATGCAGAACTGCGACGTGCTGCTCGCGGTGGGCGCGCGCTTCGACGACCGGGTGATCGGCAATCCCAAGCACTTCGCGCAGAACGAGCGCAAGATCATCCACATCGACGTCGACCCTTCCAGCATCTCCAAGCGGGTGAAGGTGGACATCCCCATCGTGGGCGACGTCAAGGAGGTGCTGGCCGAGCTGATCGCCATGGTCAAGGAGTCCGCCGCCAAGCCCGACGCCCAGGCCCTGGGCGCCTGGTGGAGCACCATCGAGGACTGGCGCAAGCGCGACTGCCTGAGGTACGACCGCAAGAACAAGGACGTGATCAAGCCGCAGTACGTGGTGGAAACGCTGTCCAACATGACGCGCGGCGTGGACACCTACATCACCTCCGACGTGGGACAGCACCAGATGTGGGCGGCCCAGTACTACAAGTTCGACGAGCCGCGCCGCTGGATCAACTCCGGCGGCCTGGGCACCATGGGCGTAGGCATCCCCTACGCCATGGGCATCAAGCTGGCCAAGCCCGACAGCGAGGTCTACTGCATCACCGGCGAGGGCTCGGTGCAGATGTGCATCCAGGAGCTGTCGACCTGCCTGCAGTACAAGACCCCGATCAAGGTGGTGTCGCTGAACAACCGCTACCTGGGCATGGTGCGCCAGTGGCAGGAGCTGGACTACGAGGGCCGCTACAGCCACAGCTACATGGACGCGCTGCCCGACTTCGTGAAGCTGGCAGAGGCCTATGGCCACGTCGGCATGCTGATCGAGCATCCGCGCGACGTGGAGCCGGCGCTGCGCGAGGCGCGCAAGCTCAAGGACCGCACGGTGTTCATGGACTTCCGCACCGACCCCACCGAGAACGTGTTCCCGATGGTGCAGGCCGGCAAGGGCATCACCGAGATGCTCCTTGGGAGCGAAGACCTGTAA
- a CDS encoding DUF3619 family protein: MTPHIAPAASLRLAQDRFGRRLAARLDAGAAELPRDITERLRAARAQAVTRRKIAVPQAAGALAAAGPSPDLGNSRPSLWARIAAVLPLLALAAGLIAIHVLQNERRARELAEVDAALLTDDLPPSAYTDPGFVQFLKNDQ, from the coding sequence ATGACGCCCCACATCGCCCCTGCCGCATCGCTGCGGCTCGCGCAGGACCGCTTCGGCCGACGCCTGGCTGCCCGCCTGGATGCCGGCGCCGCCGAGCTGCCGCGCGACATCACCGAGCGGCTGCGTGCCGCCCGGGCCCAGGCCGTTACCCGGCGCAAGATCGCCGTGCCGCAGGCGGCCGGGGCGCTGGCCGCCGCCGGGCCGTCACCCGACCTCGGCAATTCCCGGCCCAGCCTGTGGGCCCGCATCGCCGCGGTCCTGCCGCTGCTGGCGCTGGCCGCCGGGCTGATCGCCATCCACGTCCTGCAGAACGAGCGCCGCGCCCGCGAACTGGCCGAAGTCGACGCGGCCCTGCTCACCGACGATCTGCCGCCGTCGGCCTATACCGACCCCGGCTTCGTGCAGTTCCTCAAGAACGACCAGTAA
- the ilvN gene encoding acetolactate synthase small subunit, with protein sequence MKHIIAVLLENEPGALSRVVGLFSARGYNIESLTVAPTEDASLSRMTIQTTGSDDVIEQITKHLNRLIEVVKVVDLTEGAYTERELMMVKVRAVGKEREEMKRMADIFRGRIIDVTEKSYTIELTGDQSKNDAFLEAIDRTAILETVRTGASGIGRGERVLRV encoded by the coding sequence ATGAAACACATTATCGCCGTGCTGCTGGAGAACGAACCCGGCGCACTGTCCCGCGTAGTGGGCCTGTTCTCGGCCCGCGGCTACAACATCGAATCGCTGACCGTGGCGCCGACGGAAGACGCCTCGCTGTCGCGCATGACCATCCAGACCACGGGTTCGGACGACGTGATCGAGCAGATCACCAAGCACCTCAACCGCCTGATCGAGGTGGTGAAGGTGGTCGACCTGACCGAGGGCGCCTACACCGAGCGCGAGCTCATGATGGTGAAGGTGCGCGCCGTGGGCAAGGAGCGCGAGGAAATGAAGCGCATGGCCGACATCTTCCGCGGCCGCATCATCGACGTCACCGAGAAGAGCTACACCATCGAGCTCACCGGCGACCAGTCCAAGAACGACGCCTTCTTGGAAGCCATCGACCGCACAGCCATCCTGGAAACCGTGCGCACCGGCGCCAGCGGCATCGGCCGCGGCGAGCGCGTGCTGCGGGTATGA
- a CDS encoding DUF3106 domain-containing protein encodes MPPRRALLSFALALTAACAVAVPAPAQTAPPAGARGAASGAKAARASDWAELTPAQQQALAPLAPHWSGISTAQKRKWLALSRNFDSLPPPEQAKLHSRMTDWVALSPQQRTQARLNFGETRQLSPDDRRAKWEAYQALPTEEKRKLAARAAPKTPATAAAVKPVPPQKLARVPQRQDNARPPRIAAEPQPATPAPAR; translated from the coding sequence ATGCCGCCGCGCCGCGCCCTTCTGTCCTTCGCGCTGGCCCTGACGGCAGCCTGCGCCGTGGCCGTCCCGGCGCCGGCGCAGACGGCGCCTCCCGCCGGGGCACGCGGGGCGGCCTCCGGCGCCAAGGCGGCACGCGCTTCCGACTGGGCGGAGTTGACCCCTGCGCAACAGCAGGCCCTCGCGCCGCTGGCGCCCCACTGGAGCGGCATCAGCACGGCGCAAAAGCGCAAATGGCTGGCCTTGTCGCGCAATTTCGACAGCCTGCCGCCACCGGAACAGGCCAAGCTGCACAGCCGCATGACCGACTGGGTGGCGCTGAGCCCGCAGCAGCGCACCCAGGCCCGCCTCAACTTCGGCGAGACGCGCCAGCTCTCGCCTGACGACAGGCGGGCCAAGTGGGAGGCTTACCAGGCCTTGCCGACCGAGGAGAAGCGCAAGCTGGCGGCCCGCGCGGCGCCCAAGACACCGGCCACGGCGGCGGCTGTCAAGCCGGTGCCGCCGCAGAAGCTGGCCCGCGTGCCGCAGCGCCAGGACAACGCCAGGCCGCCGCGCATCGCGGCCGAGCCGCAGCCGGCCACCCCGGCGCCGGCCCGCTGA
- a CDS encoding RDD family protein — protein MQAPSLRRRMASWLYEGVLLFGVVVPAGLVFSVLTDMRHALEQRSLFVGFLFLVLGAYCSFFWWKGQTLAMKTWRIRVLDRHGRRLTPLRAAVRYVFSWIWILPPLAMFQARRFSVAEVLVLFIAWVALWALLSRFHPQRQFWHDAFAGTRLVSEPPR, from the coding sequence CTGCAAGCTCCCAGCCTGCGCCGCCGCATGGCCAGCTGGCTGTACGAGGGCGTGCTGCTGTTCGGCGTCGTCGTGCCGGCCGGCCTGGTCTTCAGCGTGCTCACCGACATGCGCCACGCACTGGAGCAGCGCTCGCTGTTCGTCGGCTTCCTGTTCCTGGTGCTGGGCGCTTACTGCAGCTTCTTCTGGTGGAAGGGACAGACCCTGGCCATGAAGACCTGGCGCATCCGCGTGCTCGACCGGCACGGCCGGCGCCTGACGCCGCTGCGGGCAGCCGTGCGCTATGTCTTCAGCTGGATCTGGATCCTGCCGCCGCTGGCGATGTTCCAGGCCCGACGGTTCTCGGTGGCCGAGGTGCTGGTGCTGTTCATCGCCTGGGTGGCCCTGTGGGCGCTGCTCAGCCGCTTCCACCCGCAGCGCCAGTTCTGGCACGACGCCTTTGCCGGCACGCGGCTGGTGAGCGAACCGCCGCGCTGA
- a CDS encoding P-II family nitrogen regulator gives MKQITAIVKPFKLEEVREALAECGVTGLTVTEVKGFGRQKGHTELYRGAEYVVDFLPKVKVEVVVREDDVERCVDAIVKAARTGKIGDGKIFITSVERVVRIRTGETDESAV, from the coding sequence ATGAAACAGATCACCGCCATCGTCAAACCCTTCAAGCTCGAGGAGGTGCGCGAGGCCCTGGCCGAGTGCGGCGTCACCGGGCTGACGGTCACCGAGGTCAAGGGCTTCGGCCGCCAGAAGGGCCACACCGAGCTGTACCGCGGCGCCGAGTACGTGGTCGATTTCCTGCCCAAGGTGAAGGTCGAGGTGGTGGTGCGCGAGGACGACGTGGAGCGCTGCGTGGACGCCATCGTCAAGGCCGCGCGCACCGGCAAGATCGGCGATGGCAAGATCTTCATCACCAGCGTCGAGCGGGTGGTGCGCATCCGCACCGGCGAGACGGACGAATCGGCGGTCTGA
- the pssA gene encoding CDP-diacylglycerol--serine O-phosphatidyltransferase — MHHGHESDLSPVEGVVVRKRRKGIYILPNLFTLAALFGGFYAVVMAMNDRFDLAAVGVFCAMVLDSLDGRVARMTNTQSAFGEQMDSLSDMVSFGAAPALIAYEWALKGLGRWGWIAAFVYCACGALRLARFNVNTQVVDKRYFQGLPSPAAAALVAGFIWLMTEAGIAGADVRWVMFFVALYAGLTMVTNVPFYSFKDVQMKKSVPFVVIVLIALGIAVINIHPPVVLFALFVVYGLSGYVVYGWRKAKGQRASVISTSTDEPEESGLHK; from the coding sequence ATGCACCACGGTCACGAATCCGATCTCTCGCCAGTGGAAGGCGTCGTGGTGCGCAAGCGCCGCAAGGGCATCTACATCCTGCCCAACCTGTTCACGCTGGCGGCGTTGTTCGGCGGCTTCTATGCCGTGGTGATGGCCATGAACGACCGCTTCGACCTGGCGGCGGTGGGTGTCTTCTGCGCCATGGTGCTGGACAGCCTGGACGGCCGGGTGGCCCGCATGACCAACACCCAGAGCGCCTTTGGCGAGCAGATGGACTCGCTGTCGGACATGGTGTCCTTCGGCGCGGCGCCCGCGCTGATCGCTTACGAATGGGCGCTCAAGGGCCTGGGCCGCTGGGGCTGGATCGCGGCCTTCGTCTACTGCGCCTGCGGCGCGCTGCGGCTGGCGCGCTTCAACGTCAACACCCAGGTGGTGGACAAGCGGTACTTCCAGGGCCTGCCGTCCCCTGCGGCGGCGGCGCTGGTGGCTGGCTTCATCTGGCTGATGACCGAGGCTGGCATCGCCGGAGCGGACGTGCGCTGGGTGATGTTCTTCGTCGCGCTGTACGCCGGCCTGACGATGGTGACCAACGTGCCGTTCTACAGCTTCAAGGACGTGCAGATGAAAAAGAGCGTGCCCTTCGTGGTGATCGTGCTGATCGCGCTGGGCATCGCCGTGATCAACATCCATCCGCCGGTCGTGCTGTTCGCCCTGTTCGTGGTCTACGGCCTGTCCGGCTACGTGGTCTACGGCTGGCGCAAGGCCAAGGGCCAGCGCGCCAGCGTCATCAGCACCTCCACCGACGAGCCGGAGGAAAGCGGCCTGCACAAGTGA
- a CDS encoding TIGR00730 family Rossman fold protein, producing MPAMSALPAASPTELALHQSSPSFSVCVYCGSRNGMAAPFVQAAQTVGRWIGERGGQLVYGGGNNGLMGLAADAALAAGGRVVGIIPQALVDKEWAKRDCTELHIVDSMHDRKRMMAERADAFIALPGGIGTFEEFFEVWTWRQLGYHDKPVGLLDVDGYYQPLLAFLQSAVRHGFMNDWQMDLIRVGSDAPALLQSLVQDAGMNAGTTDLSRI from the coding sequence ATGCCTGCCATGTCCGCCCTACCCGCCGCGTCCCCCACCGAACTCGCCCTCCATCAATCAAGCCCCAGCTTTTCCGTCTGCGTCTACTGCGGCTCCCGCAACGGCATGGCCGCGCCCTTCGTCCAGGCCGCCCAGACGGTGGGCCGCTGGATCGGCGAACGTGGCGGCCAGCTGGTCTACGGAGGCGGCAACAACGGCCTGATGGGCCTGGCGGCCGATGCCGCGCTGGCCGCCGGCGGGCGCGTGGTGGGCATCATCCCGCAGGCCCTGGTCGACAAGGAATGGGCCAAGCGCGACTGCACCGAGCTGCACATCGTGGACAGCATGCACGACCGCAAGCGGATGATGGCCGAGCGGGCCGACGCCTTCATCGCGCTGCCCGGCGGCATCGGCACTTTCGAGGAATTCTTCGAGGTCTGGACCTGGCGCCAGCTGGGCTACCACGACAAGCCGGTGGGGTTGCTCGACGTGGACGGCTACTACCAGCCCCTGCTGGCCTTCCTGCAATCGGCGGTGCGGCACGGCTTCATGAACGACTGGCAGATGGACCTCATCCGCGTGGGCAGCGACGCCCCGGCGCTGCTGCAGTCGCTGGTGCAGGACGCCGGGATGAACGCCGGCACCACCGACCTGTCACGGATCTGA
- a CDS encoding RNA polymerase sigma factor, translating to MATERELSDFLKSVEKRAFKRSLYHVRDEEAALDIVQDSMMKLAEHYGDKPPAELPMLYQRILSNCTLDWFRRQKTRKALFSNMSDFESPEDDGEFDLLETYLAQDSSQQVESAEDATRRAQVLREIEAQIQELPARQREAFLMRYWEDMDVAETAAAMGCSEGSVKTHCSRAVQALSRALKAKGIQA from the coding sequence TTGGCCACCGAACGAGAACTCTCCGATTTCCTCAAGAGCGTGGAGAAGCGGGCGTTCAAGCGCTCGCTCTACCACGTGCGCGACGAGGAGGCCGCGCTGGACATCGTGCAGGACAGCATGATGAAGCTGGCCGAGCACTACGGCGACAAGCCGCCAGCCGAGCTGCCCATGCTCTACCAGCGCATCCTGTCCAACTGCACCCTGGACTGGTTCCGCCGGCAGAAGACGCGCAAGGCGCTGTTCTCCAACATGAGCGACTTCGAGTCGCCCGAGGACGACGGCGAGTTCGACCTGCTGGAAACTTACCTGGCGCAGGACAGCTCCCAGCAGGTGGAGAGCGCCGAGGACGCCACCCGCCGGGCCCAGGTGCTGCGGGAGATCGAGGCCCAGATCCAGGAATTGCCGGCTCGTCAACGGGAGGCGTTCCTAATGCGTTACTGGGAGGATATGGACGTGGCCGAAACGGCAGCGGCCATGGGCTGCTCGGAAGGCAGTGTCAAAACCCACTGCTCGCGCGCGGTCCAGGCCCTCAGCAGAGCTCTGAAGGCAAAGGGAATACAAGCATGA